Proteins from a genomic interval of Brachybacterium vulturis:
- the phoU gene encoding phosphate signaling complex protein PhoU, with product MREAYQSDLRHIVDDLVDMAEMVGTALDGATSALLEGELALAERVVTADPHLDARQLELDAKAVELLARQAPVATDLRLLVATLRMSSSLERMGDLAAHVALVARRAHPEIAVPAQHREQIARMSELGLTALRTAAQVIQDRDLALAAQVEKQDDELDELMLTISREISRSDEDTYTNAQVIDLTLLIRFYERIGDHAVSLVRRVGFLVTGDSLDTLSEGVDVQEF from the coding sequence ATGCGCGAGGCGTACCAGAGCGATCTGCGGCACATCGTCGACGACCTGGTGGATATGGCCGAGATGGTCGGGACGGCGCTCGACGGTGCGACCTCCGCACTGCTCGAGGGCGAGCTGGCGCTGGCGGAGCGGGTGGTCACCGCCGATCCGCACCTGGATGCCCGGCAGCTGGAACTGGACGCGAAGGCGGTCGAGCTGCTGGCGCGGCAGGCTCCCGTGGCCACCGATCTGCGCCTGCTGGTCGCGACGCTGCGCATGAGCTCCTCGCTCGAGCGGATGGGTGATCTGGCCGCCCACGTCGCACTGGTCGCGCGCCGGGCGCATCCCGAGATCGCGGTGCCTGCACAGCACCGGGAGCAGATCGCTCGGATGTCCGAGCTGGGCCTGACCGCCCTGCGGACTGCCGCCCAGGTGATCCAGGACCGGGATCTGGCGCTCGCGGCCCAGGTCGAGAAGCAGGATGACGAGCTCGACGAGCTGATGCTCACGATCTCGCGCGAGATCTCCCGCAGCGACGAGGACACCTACACCAATGCGCAGGTGATCGACCTCACGCTGCTGATCCGCTTCTACGAGCGGATCGGCGACCACGCGGTCTCGCTGGTGCGTCGCGTCGGCTTCCTGGTCACCGGTGACTCGCTGGACACGCTCAGCGAGGGCGTGGACGTCCAGGAGTTCTGA